One region of Maylandia zebra isolate NMK-2024a linkage group LG10, Mzebra_GT3a, whole genome shotgun sequence genomic DNA includes:
- the elnb gene encoding elastin b isoform X2, producing the protein MARGTVATYLHGVLLLALWKPSLQGGVYVPAGGATGGVGPGAGTGFGPGGIGTGFQPGGGGPGGTGTALGGFGPGAGGGGYGGQRPGGVGPGVGPGGVGPGGVGPGLGPGGVGPGGFRPSSFGPGGLGPGGVGTGVKPPKTGGGYGTGGTGLGPGGVGTGGFGAGGVGPGGYGAGPGGVGPGGFGTGTQGFGGLGAGGTGTGGGLGAGTGYTPGGGYGGGYGPGGGVQYPGIGGTGPKPPKTGGVGTTLGGTGFGPGGAGVGPGGTGFGPGGTGFGPGGAGVGPGGTGFGPGGAGFGPGGTGVGPGGTGFGPGGAGVGPGGTGFGPGGAGLGPGGTGFGPGGTGVGPGGTGFGPGGAGVGPGGTGLGPGGTGFGPGGAGLGPGGTGFGPGGAGLGPGGTGFGPGGAGVGPGGVPTLPQTGTTGGGPGVKSGGKASKQVPGIGVPGLYQGGFVPGQGFGGRGVLPGVATGTGLGTQSGAGVLGQGGTGPGGAGNGRGQPLPGIFRGYPLISPKTGVGKSKKNPAKAAAKYGGAGGALGQGGTFGGGVGRVPGGGVSPGLGGGVGTGGGPGFGGGVGTGGGIGTGGGVGTGGGPGFGGGVGTGTGPGFGVGVGTGGVPGFGGGVGTGGVPGVGGGIPGLGYGPGSAKARKYGGGGVGTAGGPGSGIGIGGAGGGYGFGPGGSGTGTSGGLGGVRPGSGVGFGPSGTGTRPGGLGYGPGGTGTGTGGLGYGPGGTGTGPGGLGYGAGGTGTGSVGVGPGGYDASAKARKYGMLSGALGGPGTGTGGLRPGGAGTGYGPGGVGPGGVGPGGVGTGYGPGGVGPGGVGTGYGPGGLGPGGVGTSYGPGGLGPGGVGTGYGLGGVGPGGAGTGYGPGSVGPGGVGTGYGPGGVGPGGAGYGPGGVGPGGAGYGPGGYAGAKARKYGVPGGTGGALGAGGLGGGTGPSSGLGVGVGVPGQGGVSTGGGPGLGLGAGGIPGSGVVTGVGPGGFGPGSAGGLPGGGTGPGTGRGYGPGGYGPGVGTGYGPGGGYGLGPGTGFGPGYGPGLKPAKYGYGTAGSKAAKFGQPGGVVPGTGTGTSTTVAGTGTGPGVSANGTTTGTNQTTTRPSGGRLEDTRGTPTPATEGDDIYTVIEGSGSPGGEGGTGVGGRPAGTGSDRDRLGGTGIPIIGPKPGINGTTLPGSTGVTPVVGGAAQPSGGTGLPPTGSGGDLTGVKPLKPPGVPRGDTPGEGDGEGGPDGYRGGTAGTGGQGGVGRGPTSAGVAGSVSGGVSTGREGSPATGTGVGSGGAVGATPKPPKAYKPIAGGTSGGQGGVGVGVGSGPGSAGRGPGAVGGGPGGGGLVPGAGGPGAVGTGGYGTGVLPGGGIRYPTGAGVTKPGKAYGTLGAGGQGGVGPGGYGTGPGGYGTGPGGYGTGPGGYGTGPGGYGTGPGRYGGVGAGGTGVGPGGGVRPDGSRYGTGPGLGTGTGKPPKSYGAGAGGTGFGPGGYGTGPGGIGYGPGGLVPGGTGPGGAGTGGAGTGLGGAGTRPGGIGPGGAGTGPSSYGPGGVVKPPKSGYGSSSLGGAGFGHGTGGFGPGGVGTGTRGFGPGGAGTGTGGFGPGGVGTGTGGFGPGGAGTGTGGFGPGGVGTGTGGFGPGGAGTGTGGFGPGGAGTGTGGFGPGGVGTGTGGFGPGGAGTGTGGFGPGGAGTGTGGFRPGGIGTGTGGFGPGGVGTGTGGFGPGGAGTGTGGFGPGGAGTGTGGFRPGGIGTGTGGFGPGGVGTGTGFGQAGQGKRKPYKSGYGGAGYGTGGGLGGGYGPGGAGGTGPGGFGPGGAGTGGFGPGGAGTGFGPGGAGTGGFGPGGAGTGFGPGGAGTGGFGPGGAGTGFGPGGAGTGGFGPGGAGTGFGHGGAGTGGFGPGGAGTGGFGPGGAGTGGFGPGGAGTGGFGPGGAGTGGFGPGQTLGTRKPSKSGYGSSLGGAGYGPGGGVGVLPGTGTGGVTGGGQGSVAGGTGGLGGPGGTGQGVGGLPGGGPGGAAGPGYGGLGIGSYPGYAGAGQKSKAQKAAKYAAMQGLLGSRGYRGAGRRRK; encoded by the exons ATGGCAAGAGGGACGGTGGCCACATACCTGCATGGAGTCCTTCTCCTGGCTCTGTGGAAACCCTCGCTGCAAGGAG GGGTATATGTACCTGCTGGAGGTGCGACTGGAGGAGTCGGGCCAGGAGCTGGAACCGGATTTGGACCAGGAGGCATTGGGACAGGATTTCAGCCTGGAGGAGGTGGACCAGGAGGCACTGGTACTGCTCTAGGAGGCTTTGGACCAGGAGCTGGTGGAG GGGGCTATGGGGGTCAAAGGCCAGGTGGTGTAGGCCCAGGAGTCGGACCAGGTGGAGTGGGACCAGGTGGAGTTGGACCGGGTCTGGGACCAGGAGGAGTGGGACCAGGAGGTTTTAGGCCCAGCAGCTTTGGTCCTGGAGGACTGGGACCTGGAGGCGTTGGGACTG GTGTCAAGCCTCCAAAAACAG GAGGCGGCTATGGTACTGGTGGAACAGGACTAGGACCAGGCGGAGTCGGGACGGGTGGTTTTGGAGCAGGTGGTGTTGGTCCTGGTGGTTACGGAGCTGGGCCTGGAGGAGTTGGTCCAGGAGGTTTTGGAACCGGCACTCAAG GGTTTGGAGGCCTTGGAGCAGGAGGTACTGGGACTGGTGGAGGACTTGGAGCTGGAACAGGTTACACACCTGGAG GTGGATATGGAGGTGGTTATGGACCAGGTGGAGGAGTTCAATACCCAGGAATTGGTGGAACTGGTCCCAAACCTCCTAAAACAG GTGGAGTTGGGACAACACTTGGAGGAACAGGATTTGGGCCTGGAGGTGCAGGGGTTGGGCCGGGTGGAACAGGATTTGGGCCGGGTGGAACAGGATTTGGACCAGGTGGTGCAGGGGTTGGGCCAGGTGGAACAGGATTTGGCCCTGGTGGTGCAGGATTTGGCCCTGGTGGTACAGGAGTTGGGCCTGGTGGAACAGGATTTGGCCCTGGTGGTGCAGGTGTTGGACCGGGTGGAACAGGATTTGGCCCTGGTGGTGCAGGACTTGGGCCTGGTGGAACAGGATTTGGCCCTGGTGGTACAGGAGTTGGGCCTGGTGGAACAGGATTTGGCCCCGGTGGTGCAGGAGTTGGGCCTGGTGGAACAGGACTTGGCCCCGGTGGAACAGGATTTGGCCCTGGTGGTGCAGGACTTGGGCCTGGTGGAACAGGATTTGGCCCTGGTGGTGCAGGACTTGGGCCTGGTGGAACAGGATTTGGCCCCGGTGGTGCAGGAGTTGGGCCTGGGGGAG ttcCAACATTGCCACAGACTGGTACCACTGGAGGAGGACCTGGGGTAAAGAGTGGTGGAAAAGCATCAAAGCAAGTCCCAG gcattGGCGTGCCTGGACTCTATCAAGGTGGATTTGTCCCAGGCCAAG GGTTTGGAGGCCGTGGTGTTCTCCCTGGAGTGGCTACAGGAACTGGACTAGGAACTCAGAGTG GAGCTGGAGTACTTGGTCAGGGTGGCACTGGACCGGGAGGTGCAGGCA ATGGGCGAGGACAGCCATTGCCTGGGATTTTTCGTGGTTATCCCCTCATATCACCAAAAACAG gaGTGGGAAAATCCAAGAAGAATCCAGCCAAAGCTGCAGCTAAATACG GTGGAGCTGGAGGTGCGCTTGGTCAAGGAGGCACTTTTGGGGGTGGGGTTGGAAGAGTTCCTGGAGGGGGAGTCTCACCTGGGTTAGGTGGTGGAGTTGGCACAGGAGGCGGACCTGGATTTGGAGGCGGAGTTGGAACAGGTGGCGGTATTGGAACAGGAGGTGGAGTTGGAACAGGAGGGGGACCTGGATTTGGAGGTGGAGTTGGAACAGGAACTGGACCTGGATTTGGAGTCGGAGTTGGAACTGGAGGTGTCCCTGGATTTGGAGGTGGAGTTGGAACTGGAGGTGTCCCTGGAGTAGGTGGTGGCATACCAGGCTTAG GTTATGGCCCAGGTTCAGCCAAAGCACGCAAATATG GTGGTGGAGGTGTCGGGACTGCAGGAGGGCCTGGTTCTGGAATTGGAATAGGAGGGGCAGGTGGTGGCTATGGTTTTGGTCCAGGCGGCTCAGGTACTGGCACATCTGGAGGCCTTGGAGGTGTGAGACCTGGCTCTGGAGTTGGTTTTGGTCCCAGTGGTACTGGCACCAGACCAGGTGGTCTTGGCTATGGTCCAGGTGGTACTGGCACTGGAACAGGTGGTCTTGGCTATGGTCCAGGTGGTACTGGCACTGGACCAGGGGGTCTTGGCTATGGTGCAGGTGGTACTGGCACTGGGTCAGTAGGAGTGGGACCTGGGG GGTATGATGCCAGTGCCAAAGCTCGTAAATATG GCATGTTAAGTGGGGCTCTTGGAGGTCCAGGAACAGGTACTGGAGGACTAAGGCCAGGTGGTGCTGGAACTGGTTATGGCCCAGGCGGCGTTGGCCCAGGCGGCGTTGGCCCAGGCGGCGTTGGCACTGGCTATGGCCCAGGTGGAGTTGGGCCAGGTGGAGTTGGCACTGGCTATGGCCCAGGTGGACTTGGACCAGGTGGAGTTGGAACTAGCTATGGCCCAGGTGGACTTGGACCAGGTGGAGTTGGCACTGGCTATGGCCTAGGTGGAGTTGGACCAGGTGGTGCTGGCACTGGCTACGGTCCAGGCAGCGTTGGACCAGGTGGAGTTGGCACTGGCTACGGCCCAGGTGGAGTTGGACCCGGTGGTGCTGGCTATGGCCCAGGTGGAGTTGGACCCGGTGGTGCTGGCTATGGACCTGGAG GTTATGCTGGAGCCAAAGCACGCAAATATG GTGTTCCTGGAGGTACTGGAGGTGCCCTTGGTGCAGGAGGCCTTGGAGGAGGAACCGGGCCTAGTTCTGGGCTTGGAGTTGGAGTAGGGGTTCCTGGACAAGGTGGAGTGTCAACAGGTGGTGGACCGGGGCTAGGACTCGGGGCAGGTGGTATACCGGGGTCTGGTGTTGTGACAGGAGTTGGACCAGGCGGATTTGGACCAGGCAGTGCTGGAG GTCTTCCTGGTGGTGGCACGGGCCCAGGGACTGGAAGAGGATATGGACCTGGTGGTTATGGGCCTGGAGTTGGCACAGGCTATGGACCAGGTGGAGGTTATGGTCTAGGACCAGGGACTGGATTTGGACCAG GTTATGGACCTGGATTAAAACCTGCTAAATATG GCTACGGCACGGCTGGATCTAAAGCTGCAAAGTTTG GGCAACCTGGTGGAGTTGTACCTGGGACAGGAACTGGAACCAGCACTACAGTAGCAGGAACAGGGACCGGCCCTGGCGTTTCAGCGAATGGAACCACCACTGGCACCAACCAGACAACAACCAGACCAAGTG GAGGAAGACTTGAAGACACAAGAGGCACACCAACCCCGGCAACAGAAG GTGATGATATTTACACTGTGATAGAGGGGTCTGGAAGTCCTGGTGGAGAGG GAGGTACCGGTGTCGGTGGCAGACCAGCAGGTACAGGGAGTGACAGAGATCGTCTAGGTGGAACAGGAATCCCCATCATTGGACCCAAGCCAG GAATCAACGGGACAACACTTCCAG GATCCACAGGCGTGACCCCTG TCGTTGGTGGAGCTGCGCAACCAAGTG GTGGGACAGGACTTCCCCCTACAG GTTCTGGTGGTGATCTGACTGGAGTTAAACCCCTCAAACCCCCAG GTGTCCCCAGAGGTGACACACCAGGTGAAGGTGATGGAGAAGGAGGCCCTGATGGATACAGGGGTGGTACAGCGGGTACAGGTGGACAGGGAGGAGTAGGAAGGGGTCCCACCAGTGCAGGAGTTGCAGGAAGTGTTTCAGGTGGTGTATCAACAGGAAGAGAAGGCAGCCCTGCTACTGGAACAGGTGTTGGTTCAGGAGGTGCAGTTGGAGCAACACCAAAACCACCTAAAG CTTATAAACCTATAGCAGGAGGCACAAGTGGTGGACAGGGAGGAGTGGGAGTAGGAGTGGGAAGTGGTCCTGGATCTGCAGGAAGAGGTCCTGGAGCAGTGGGTGGAGGTCCTGGAGGAGGTGGTTTGGTACCTGGGGCTGGTGGGCCTGGTGCAGTAGGAACAGGAG GCTATGGTACTGGAGTTTTACCAGGGGGAG GCATTCGTTACCCTACTGGAGCTGGAGTAACAAAACCAGGCAAAG CATATGGGACTCTTGGAGCAGGGGGCCAAGGTGGGGTTGGCCCCGGTGGATATGGCACTGGTCCAGGAGGTTATGGCACAGGGCCTGGAGGTTATGGAACCGGTCCAGGTGGATATGGTACTGGGCCTGGTGGATATGGAACTGGACCTGGACGCTATGGTGGCGTAGGAGCAGGAGGAACAGGAGTAGGCCCTGGGGGAGGTGTTAGACCTGACG GTTCTAGATATGGCACAGGTCCAGGACTGGGCACCGGCACTGGAAAACCACCTAAAA gCTATGGAGCAGGAGCTGGTGGTACTGGGTTTGGACCTGGTGGCTATGGGACTGGACCAGGTGGAATAGGTTATGGACCAGGTGGCCTTGTGCCTGGTGGCACTGGTCCTGGTGGTGCTGGGACCGGAGGTGCTGGGACCGGACTGGGTGGTGCTGGAACAAGGCCAGGTGGTATAGGACCAGGTGGTGCTGGCACAGGACCAAGCAGCTATGGACCTGGTGGAGTAGTAAAACCACCTAAATCAG GCTATGGATCATCCTCACTAGGTGGAGCTGGCTTTGGACATG GTACAGGAGGGTTTGGACCAGGCGGTGTTGGCACTGGAACTAGAGGGTTTGGACCCGGTGGAGCTGGCACAGGAACTGGAGGGTTTGGACCAGGCGGTGTTGGCACTGGAACTGGAGGGTTTGGACCCGGTGGAGCTGGCACTGGAACTGGAGGGTTCGGACCAGGCGGTGTTGGCACTGGAACTGGAGGGTTTGGACCCGGTGGAGCTGGCACTGGAACTGGAGGGTTTGGACCCGGTGGAGCTGGCACTGGAACTGGAGGGTTCGGACCAGGCGGTGTTGGCACTGGAACTGGAGGGTTTGGACCCGGTGGAGCTGGCACTGGAACTGGAGGGTTCGGACCAGGTGGGGCTGGCACAGGAACTGGAGGGTTTAGACCAGGCGGTATTGGCACTGGAACTGGAGGGTTCGGACCAGGCGGTGTTGGTACAGGAACTGGAGGGTTCGGACCAGGTGGGGCTGGCACTGGAACTGGAGGGTTTGGACCAGGTGGGGCTGGCACAGGAACTGGAGGGTTTAGACCAGGCGGTATTGGCACTGGAACTGGAGGGTTCGGACCAGGCGGTGTTGGAACAGGAACAGGATTTGGACAGGCAGGccaaggaaaaagaaaaccttaTAAATCTG GTTATGGAGGAGCTGGTTATGGAACAG GAGGAGGATTAGGGGGAGGATATGGCCCTGGTGGAGCTGGGGGTACAGGTCCTGGAGGTTTTGGACCAGGAGGTGCTGGGACTGGTGGTTTTGGCCCTGGAGGTGCTGGGACTGGTTTTGGCCCTGGAGGTGCTGGGACTGGTGGTTTTGGCCCTGGAGGTGCTGGGACTGGTTTTGGTCCTGGAGGTGCTGGGACTGGTGGTTTTGGCCCTGGAGGTGCTGGGACTGGTTTTGGCCCTGGAG GTGCTGGGACTGGGGGCTTTGGCCCTGGAGGTGCTGGGACTGGTTTTGGCCATGGAGGTGCTGGGACTGGGGGCTTTGGCCCTGGAGGTGCTGGGACTGGGGGCTTTGGCCCAGGAGGAGCTGGGACCGGTGGCTTTGGCCCTGGAGGTGCTGGGACTGGTGGCTTTGGCCCTGGAGGTGCTGGGACTGGTGGTTTTGGACCTGGCCAAACACTTGGAACAAGAAAGCCGTCTAAATCAGGTTACGGCTCGTCGCTGGGTGGAGCTGGCTACGGACCAG GAGGTGGAGTCGGAGTTCTTCCTGGTACTGGGACAGGAGGCGTCACTGGTGGTGGCCAAG GTAGCGTAGCAGGAGGTACAGGAGGGCTAGGAGGTCCTGGAGGAACTGGCCAAGGAGTTGGAGGACTACCTGGTGGGGGACCAG GAGGTGCTGCTGGTCCTGGATATGGTGGGCTGGGTATAGGAAGTTATCCAG GGTATGCAGGGGCTGGacaaaaat CTAAAGCGCAGAAGGCAGCCAAATATGCAGCCATGCAGGGTTTACTTGGATCCAGGGGCTACAGAG GAGCTGGCCGAAGGAGGAAGTGA